Proteins from a genomic interval of Actinoalloteichus hymeniacidonis:
- the rhaS gene encoding rhamnose ABC transporter substrate-binding protein, protein MVGAAVLFVSACGGGTTRGSETADGGSGPTATGEADPDAEIPAGLSVTFLPKQLNNPYFGVADAGGEEAVTEFEGEYSEVGPSEASASSQVSYINTLTQQGVDVIATSANDPNAICGALNQAREGGAKVVTFDSDTDPGCRDVFINQASAEGISSAQIDMLVEEIGESGEVAFLSATANATNQNLWIELMEEQLAEEYPDIEVVATVYGDDEDEKSFQETQGLLQTHGDLDAIISPTTVGLAAAARYLSGSEFQGEVTLTGLGTPNQMRAFIEDGTVNRFALWNPADLGYLAAYAGAALSAGQIVGAEGDTFTAGRLGDYTVGADGEIVLGDPTVFTSENIEEFDF, encoded by the coding sequence GTGGTCGGAGCCGCAGTGCTGTTCGTCTCGGCCTGCGGCGGCGGCACCACCCGAGGCTCCGAGACCGCCGATGGCGGCAGCGGGCCGACCGCGACCGGCGAGGCCGACCCCGACGCGGAGATCCCCGCCGGGCTGTCGGTGACCTTCCTGCCCAAACAGCTCAACAACCCCTACTTCGGCGTGGCCGACGCGGGCGGCGAAGAGGCGGTCACGGAGTTCGAGGGTGAGTACAGCGAGGTGGGCCCGTCCGAGGCCAGCGCGTCCTCCCAGGTCAGCTACATCAACACCCTCACCCAGCAGGGCGTCGACGTCATCGCCACCTCGGCGAACGACCCGAACGCGATCTGCGGGGCGCTCAACCAGGCACGGGAGGGCGGCGCGAAGGTCGTCACCTTCGACTCCGACACCGACCCCGGTTGCCGGGACGTCTTCATCAACCAGGCATCCGCCGAAGGCATCTCTTCGGCGCAGATCGACATGCTCGTCGAGGAGATCGGCGAATCCGGCGAGGTCGCCTTCCTCTCGGCGACGGCGAACGCCACCAACCAGAACCTGTGGATCGAGCTGATGGAGGAACAGCTCGCCGAGGAGTACCCGGACATCGAGGTGGTCGCTACCGTCTACGGCGATGACGAGGACGAGAAGTCCTTCCAGGAGACCCAGGGTCTACTCCAGACCCACGGCGACCTCGACGCCATCATCTCGCCCACCACCGTCGGCCTGGCCGCGGCCGCCCGCTACCTGTCCGGCTCGGAATTCCAGGGTGAGGTGACCCTGACCGGCCTCGGCACCCCCAACCAGATGCGTGCCTTCATCGAGGACGGCACCGTCAACCGCTTCGCCCTCTGGAACCCCGCCGACCTCGGCTACCTTGCCGCCTACGCGGGCGCGGCCCTGTCCGCAGGCCAGATCGTCGGCGCCGAGGGCGACACCTTCACCGCAGGTCGCCTAGGCGACTACACCGTCGGCGCCGACGGCGAGATCGTCCTCGGCGACCCGACGGTGTTCACCAGCGAGAACATCGAGGAGTTCGATTTCTAG
- a CDS encoding TIGR03089 family protein, which produces MSVTETLLRGYLATGGGKPLITFYDDAAGYRIELSAVTVANWAAKTANWLRDELDVEPGMPVAVRLPAHWQTLGVLLGAWWCGAEVRADTEGAEVALVPASESESAGDLGARTVAVVGLDALGAPVRLPAGSALVDYTSEIRVYGDDFIPMDPVEGDSPALSGATVDTVLAAATTKAAEFGIGSNDRVLSTLDWTVPEGVAANLLPVLAVGASLVQVQHADPAKLADRRETERVTKALGE; this is translated from the coding sequence ATGAGTGTCACCGAGACGTTGTTGCGCGGCTACCTTGCGACCGGCGGCGGCAAGCCGTTGATCACCTTCTACGATGACGCGGCGGGCTACCGGATCGAGCTGTCCGCCGTGACGGTCGCGAACTGGGCCGCCAAGACCGCGAACTGGCTGCGCGACGAACTCGATGTGGAACCGGGAATGCCGGTGGCGGTGCGGCTGCCCGCGCATTGGCAGACTCTCGGGGTGCTGCTGGGTGCCTGGTGGTGCGGCGCCGAGGTGCGCGCGGATACCGAGGGCGCGGAGGTCGCACTGGTGCCCGCCTCGGAGTCGGAGTCCGCAGGCGACCTCGGCGCGCGGACGGTCGCCGTCGTCGGTCTGGACGCGCTCGGCGCTCCGGTTCGGCTGCCTGCGGGTAGCGCGCTGGTCGACTACACCTCGGAGATCCGCGTCTACGGCGACGACTTCATCCCGATGGACCCGGTCGAAGGCGACAGCCCGGCCCTGTCCGGTGCGACCGTGGACACAGTCCTCGCAGCCGCCACCACCAAGGCCGCCGAATTCGGCATCGGATCGAATGACCGTGTGCTGTCCACCCTGGACTGGACCGTTCCCGAGGGTGTGGCGGCGAATCTGCTGCCGGTGCTGGCGGTTGGTGCGTCCCTGGTCCAGGTCCAACACGCCGACCCGGCCAAGCTCGCCGACCGCCGCGAGACGGAGCGGGTCACCAAGGCCCTCGGCGAATAG
- the rfbB gene encoding dTDP-glucose 4,6-dehydratase, whose protein sequence is MRVLVTGGAGFIGSHYVRQLVGGAYPAFADAEVVVLDKLTYAGNRANLSSVADNPRLRFVHGDICDAALVAEVMTNTEVVVHFAAESHVDRSIAGGADFVLTNVLGTQILLQAAVNAGVGRFVHVSTDEVYGSIDEGSWDETHILEPNSPYSAAKASSDLLARAYHRTHGLPVSVTRCSNNYGPFQFPEKVIPLFVTNLMDNRPVPLYGDGGNIRDWLHVDDHCRGIQLVAEAGRPGEIYNIGGGTELTNLELTELLLSAMDCDFSMVERVEDRKGHDRRYSVAIDKISTELGYAPAVPFQRGLAETVQWYRDNRAWWEPLKNATADTSGGVG, encoded by the coding sequence ATGCGAGTTCTGGTGACCGGAGGGGCCGGCTTCATCGGCTCCCACTATGTGCGGCAACTGGTCGGCGGCGCGTACCCGGCATTCGCCGACGCCGAGGTGGTGGTGCTCGACAAGCTGACCTACGCGGGTAATCGCGCGAACCTCTCCAGTGTCGCCGACAACCCCCGGTTGCGCTTCGTCCACGGGGATATCTGCGATGCCGCGCTCGTCGCCGAAGTGATGACGAACACCGAGGTAGTGGTGCATTTCGCCGCAGAATCGCATGTGGACCGCTCGATCGCGGGCGGCGCCGACTTCGTGCTGACCAACGTGTTGGGCACCCAGATCCTGCTCCAGGCCGCTGTGAACGCGGGCGTCGGCCGCTTCGTGCACGTCTCCACCGACGAGGTGTACGGGTCCATCGACGAGGGTTCATGGGACGAGACCCATATCCTGGAACCGAACTCGCCGTACTCCGCGGCCAAGGCGAGTTCGGACCTACTCGCGCGCGCTTACCATCGCACGCACGGGTTGCCCGTCAGTGTGACTCGCTGCTCGAATAACTACGGACCGTTCCAATTTCCGGAGAAGGTCATTCCCCTGTTTGTGACCAATCTCATGGATAACCGCCCCGTTCCTCTTTACGGTGACGGCGGCAATATTCGTGACTGGTTGCATGTGGACGATCACTGTCGCGGTATCCAACTCGTCGCCGAGGCGGGTCGGCCCGGCGAGATCTACAACATCGGTGGCGGTACCGAATTGACCAATCTCGAATTGACCGAGCTCCTCTTGTCCGCAATGGACTGCGACTTCTCGATGGTGGAACGCGTCGAGGATCGCAAGGGTCACGACCGCCGCTACTCGGTCGCCATCGACAAGATCTCCACCGAACTCGGCTACGCGCCCGCCGTGCCCTTCCAGCGGGGCCTCGCCGAGACCGTGCAGTGGTATCGGGACAATCGTGCCTGGTGGGAGCCCCTGAAGAACGCGACGGCGGACACCTCGGGCGGCGTTGGATGA
- a CDS encoding ABC transporter ATP-binding protein, whose product MLTVRGLTKTYGGRRVVDQVSFELQPGTVTAFLGPNGAGKSTTLRMISGLTIPDAGETFVAGRPFRRWPNPAHVAGVLLDAAAVHPGRTGRSHLRNAALLAGLSKNRVDEVLSVVGLGDAGGRRIGGYSLGMRQRLGLAQALLTNPPMLILDEPINGLDPEGIRSVRLLLRDYARRGGTALLSSHVLSEVDQTADRVLVIGSGRIVADGPLSELTTSHRSVVRAPDMNRLASVLTSAGIAVQPAADGHLAADATVDRVSEVTFSAGVRLLGLAQESVNLEDLFFRLTGENTR is encoded by the coding sequence GTGCTGACGGTGCGTGGACTGACGAAGACCTACGGGGGCCGTCGGGTCGTCGACCAGGTCAGCTTCGAACTACAGCCCGGGACGGTGACCGCGTTCCTCGGGCCCAACGGTGCGGGCAAGTCCACGACCCTGCGGATGATCAGTGGCCTGACGATTCCCGATGCGGGCGAGACCTTCGTGGCGGGCAGGCCGTTTCGGAGGTGGCCGAACCCTGCGCATGTCGCGGGGGTGCTGCTCGACGCGGCCGCCGTGCATCCGGGGCGGACCGGGCGTTCTCATCTGCGGAACGCCGCGTTGCTCGCCGGGCTGTCGAAGAACCGTGTTGACGAGGTGTTATCCGTCGTCGGCCTAGGAGATGCCGGGGGTCGGCGGATCGGCGGGTACAGCCTCGGGATGCGGCAGCGGCTCGGGCTGGCGCAGGCGCTGCTGACCAATCCGCCGATGCTGATCCTCGACGAGCCGATCAACGGGCTCGATCCCGAGGGGATTCGATCGGTCCGACTACTGCTGCGCGACTATGCGCGGCGCGGCGGCACGGCATTGCTGTCCAGCCATGTGCTGTCCGAGGTGGACCAGACCGCCGACCGGGTGTTGGTGATCGGGTCCGGTCGGATCGTGGCCGACGGGCCTTTGAGCGAGCTGACCACCTCGCATCGCAGCGTGGTGCGCGCACCCGACATGAACCGCCTCGCCTCGGTGTTGACCTCGGCAGGCATCGCCGTACAGCCTGCCGCCGACGGACATCTCGCCGCGGATGCCACCGTCGACCGCGTGTCCGAGGTGACCTTCTCCGCCGGGGTCCGGCTGCTCGGGCTCGCGCAGGAGAGCGTGAACCTGGAAGACCTCTTCTTCCGACTGACCGGGGAGAACACCCGATGA
- a CDS encoding LCP family protein, whose amino-acid sequence MPRKQEDVDEPDNESGGPSAHDENHHTEQPDELGRPDSDGSSATGEVEADGPAAAAEAESDQRDRAEETSEDSAEAVASPALTKRRRRSTGATVLLAGGRSLVALVSVAVLGLTGYAWAGMDRVQDSINTTSALSDLDRIDIDPYPVEPAPESSSAPPPPPVEDTATDILLVGTDSRTDAQGRPLPEHILRQLRTEAEVGLNTDTIIVLRIPDDGSAAYAVSIPRDTYVPVPGLGDEKINGALGLVKTQSARQLRAEGVTDRAQVERESTDAGRRALIGAVGDLTGARIDHYAEVNLYGFYLFTEAIGGIDVCLNYATSDSDSGANFAAGPQTISGGDALSFVRQRNLPGGDLDRIVRQQVFLAALVDKVLSTGTLTDPGRLQNLLDAMQASLVLDEELDPLVFARQLQGVAGGDVTFVTIPVREVGVINDKGQSVVLVDRGEVRDYVTDLTESDAEGQPVGMSGAGAPPAIDPAVVSPVSAAPVGLGSKVRTQTPDGEEPITADGVPCVN is encoded by the coding sequence ATGCCACGCAAACAGGAGGACGTCGACGAACCGGACAACGAGTCCGGCGGTCCGTCCGCACACGACGAGAACCACCACACCGAACAACCCGATGAACTCGGACGGCCCGATTCGGACGGTTCCAGCGCGACAGGCGAGGTCGAGGCGGACGGGCCTGCTGCTGCGGCCGAGGCCGAGTCGGACCAGCGCGATCGGGCCGAGGAGACGAGCGAGGATTCTGCCGAGGCAGTAGCGAGCCCGGCGCTGACGAAGCGGCGTCGCCGGAGCACCGGAGCCACGGTGTTGTTAGCGGGCGGCCGCTCCCTGGTGGCCCTGGTGTCGGTGGCGGTCCTCGGCCTGACCGGCTATGCCTGGGCCGGCATGGACCGGGTGCAGGACAGCATCAACACGACCTCCGCGCTCAGCGACCTGGATCGGATCGACATCGACCCGTACCCGGTCGAACCGGCGCCGGAGTCGTCGTCCGCCCCACCGCCCCCGCCGGTGGAGGACACGGCCACCGACATCCTGCTGGTCGGCACCGACAGCCGGACCGACGCCCAGGGCCGCCCGCTGCCCGAACACATCCTGCGGCAGCTGCGCACCGAGGCCGAGGTCGGACTCAACACGGACACGATCATCGTGCTGCGGATCCCGGACGACGGCAGCGCCGCATACGCGGTGTCCATCCCGCGCGACACCTACGTTCCGGTGCCCGGTCTCGGCGACGAGAAGATCAACGGCGCCTTGGGGCTGGTGAAGACGCAATCCGCCAGGCAGCTTCGGGCCGAGGGCGTGACCGACCGGGCGCAGGTGGAACGCGAGTCCACCGACGCGGGCCGACGCGCGCTGATCGGCGCGGTCGGCGACCTGACGGGTGCGCGCATCGACCACTACGCCGAGGTCAATCTCTACGGCTTCTACCTCTTCACCGAGGCGATCGGCGGCATCGACGTCTGCCTGAACTACGCGACCAGCGACAGCGACTCTGGCGCGAACTTCGCCGCAGGCCCGCAGACGATCTCCGGTGGCGACGCGCTGTCCTTCGTCCGGCAACGCAACCTGCCCGGCGGCGATCTCGATCGCATCGTCCGCCAGCAGGTGTTCCTGGCCGCGCTGGTGGACAAGGTGTTGTCCACCGGGACGCTCACCGACCCCGGCAGGCTGCAGAATCTGCTTGATGCGATGCAGGCGTCCCTGGTGTTGGACGAGGAACTGGACCCGCTGGTGTTCGCCCGGCAGTTGCAGGGCGTCGCGGGCGGCGATGTCACCTTCGTGACGATCCCGGTGCGCGAGGTCGGCGTCATCAACGACAAGGGCCAGAGCGTGGTGCTGGTGGATCGAGGCGAGGTGCGTGACTACGTCACGGACCTGACCGAGTCCGACGCGGAAGGCCAGCCGGTCGGCATGTCCGGGGCCGGCGCGCCGCCCGCCATCGACCCGGCGGTGGTCTCCCCGGTGTCCGCGGCGCCGGTCGGCCTCGGAAGTAAGGTGCGCACGCAGACCCCGGACGGCGAGGAGCCGATCACCGCCGACGGGGTGCCCTGCGTCAACTGA
- a CDS encoding ABC transporter permease, with the protein MPPETRQPARRRTLPTWDFAIVGVLLAVLVTAGLSVEGFAASRNIGFLLLDVLVIALIALPLTLVVVTGEIDLSVASTVGLTSAVMGSLWVSGLSLELIVVLCILLGGVLGAVNGLLVTGFGLPSLAVTIGTLALYRGLAFVVLGDQAVADFPADWTGWAIGSLGDTGIPNAVLPLVLLAAVFIVVLHATPIGRGLYAMGNNTEAAVFAGIAVRRTKFWLFVATGAVSGLGGVFWTLRFASARADNATGLELLVVAAVLLGGVSIFGGSGGLFGVLAAVLLLGSLRNALQLVNVSSDALNVLTGLLLIISVVVPAVLARRRSRRRPRGRPAVAGSATSTNGPSPEAESADRTKGTT; encoded by the coding sequence ATGCCTCCTGAGACGAGACAGCCTGCCCGCAGGCGCACGTTGCCGACCTGGGACTTCGCCATCGTCGGCGTGCTGCTGGCGGTGCTGGTGACAGCAGGCTTGAGCGTCGAGGGCTTCGCCGCCAGCCGCAACATCGGTTTCCTACTGCTCGACGTGCTGGTGATCGCCCTGATCGCCCTACCACTGACCCTGGTGGTGGTGACCGGGGAGATCGACCTCTCGGTGGCCAGCACCGTCGGCCTGACCAGCGCGGTGATGGGTTCGCTGTGGGTGTCGGGGCTGTCGCTGGAATTGATCGTGGTGCTGTGCATCCTGCTCGGCGGGGTACTCGGTGCGGTCAACGGACTACTGGTCACCGGGTTCGGCCTGCCGTCGCTGGCCGTCACCATCGGCACCCTGGCCCTCTATCGCGGACTGGCCTTCGTGGTGCTGGGCGATCAGGCCGTCGCCGACTTCCCCGCCGACTGGACCGGCTGGGCGATCGGCAGCCTGGGCGACACCGGAATCCCCAACGCCGTGCTGCCCCTGGTGCTGCTGGCGGCCGTCTTCATCGTGGTCCTGCATGCCACCCCGATCGGCCGCGGCCTCTATGCGATGGGCAACAACACCGAGGCGGCGGTCTTCGCGGGTATCGCGGTGCGACGCACCAAGTTCTGGCTGTTCGTCGCCACCGGTGCGGTGTCCGGGCTCGGCGGCGTGTTCTGGACCCTGCGGTTCGCCAGCGCCAGGGCGGACAACGCCACCGGCCTGGAACTACTGGTCGTGGCAGCGGTCCTGCTGGGCGGGGTGTCGATCTTCGGCGGCAGCGGTGGGCTGTTCGGCGTGCTCGCCGCGGTACTGCTGCTGGGTTCGCTCCGCAACGCCCTGCAACTGGTCAACGTCTCCTCGGACGCCCTGAACGTCCTCACCGGCCTGCTCCTGATCATCTCGGTGGTGGTGCCCGCCGTCCTCGCCCGACGCCGAAGTCGCCGACGACCCCGTGGCCGGCCTGCTGTCGCCGGTAGCGCGACGAGTACCAACGGGCCCTCTCCCGAAGCCGAGTCCGCCGACCGAACGAAAGGCACGACATGA
- a CDS encoding tachylectin-related carbohydrate-binding protein encodes MPRRTGSALTLLFVLAGTTLTSVPAGAQQPAAETDLDARTCLSTANIFTHGFDRSLWLAEQQDVLSDTPSWGPDTRLTPNWSGPPIGLPDGGVLQAYPNGQLWYLELEDRAWKPNPNGRRYRIIDEDGWARWTQSANRDLITADSQGMVFAVDADGALTVSQPDRRDDSWPVYREVIDTGWEQYDLIFAAGDGVLYARKPDDTLLRFQYHHGSQRWLEYAQPAGGSWDHSHLFSIGADLVYGVDESTGNLVGYRWDRNTDGWETGANFEKLIGTGWSGYRDITADGATCTYDSTAVPSAPTPENDRSHATSMIEGSDGLIRIYFNESSGRLLEALQSYPDDPTRFIYTIPDRDRRFAGQPSALRSADGEIHRLAHGTDSTTWQVTRDDEWGFTSLGGWTPGPAQLVETADQTVAAIAVSEDGGLLYRELGSTGWRLIGGSDLTSDFGVVAADQRIYVVARDSQGTLQFTTIEDGVATAWITLPGTGFGGKPSLVVDSAGKLRVFARGPDARIHELREETLDAGWSAVGEGREFTGSPATVIRNGDRVTVVARGSDDYLWVAVQDLFDNTKYGEWTQLVDSRTGTAYPTSTDAAVLRNSDGYLLINFVGFADELYVYRSAYPDTGPLAQSQSLSEGDEPNTDPLAEFDGHAVTLTETG; translated from the coding sequence ATGCCGAGGAGAACAGGCTCGGCACTCACCCTATTATTTGTTCTCGCTGGTACAACCCTAACCTCGGTACCGGCCGGTGCGCAGCAACCCGCTGCGGAGACCGACCTCGATGCGCGGACCTGTCTGTCCACCGCGAACATCTTCACCCACGGGTTCGATCGTTCGCTGTGGCTGGCGGAGCAGCAGGACGTTCTCTCGGATACACCGTCCTGGGGGCCGGACACGCGGCTGACTCCGAACTGGTCGGGACCGCCCATCGGGCTGCCGGACGGCGGTGTCCTCCAGGCCTACCCGAACGGCCAACTGTGGTACCTGGAACTCGAGGACCGGGCCTGGAAGCCGAATCCCAACGGCAGGCGGTACCGCATCATCGACGAGGACGGCTGGGCCCGCTGGACCCAGTCAGCGAACCGCGACCTGATCACTGCCGACAGCCAGGGCATGGTGTTCGCCGTCGACGCGGACGGCGCCCTGACGGTCTCGCAACCCGATCGACGTGATGACAGCTGGCCGGTGTACCGCGAGGTGATCGACACCGGTTGGGAACAGTATGACCTGATCTTCGCGGCCGGAGACGGCGTGCTGTATGCCCGCAAACCCGACGACACTCTTCTCCGTTTCCAGTACCACCACGGGTCACAACGCTGGCTGGAATACGCCCAGCCTGCCGGCGGCAGCTGGGATCACTCACATCTGTTCTCCATCGGCGCGGATCTGGTCTATGGGGTTGATGAATCGACCGGGAACCTGGTCGGCTATCGGTGGGACCGGAACACCGATGGTTGGGAGACCGGCGCGAATTTCGAGAAGCTGATCGGCACCGGCTGGTCCGGGTATCGGGACATCACCGCCGACGGCGCAACCTGCACCTATGATTCGACTGCGGTACCCAGTGCGCCGACGCCGGAGAACGACCGTTCCCATGCAACCAGCATGATCGAGGGCTCCGACGGTCTTATTCGGATCTACTTCAATGAGTCCTCCGGCAGATTGCTCGAGGCGTTGCAGAGCTATCCGGATGACCCGACCAGGTTTATCTACACCATCCCGGATCGGGATCGTCGCTTCGCCGGCCAGCCTTCCGCCCTCCGCAGCGCGGACGGTGAGATCCATCGGCTGGCGCACGGAACGGACTCCACAACCTGGCAGGTGACCCGCGACGACGAATGGGGCTTCACCTCACTCGGCGGCTGGACACCGGGCCCCGCGCAGCTGGTCGAGACGGCGGATCAGACGGTGGCTGCCATCGCGGTGAGCGAGGACGGCGGACTGCTGTATCGCGAATTGGGCAGCACCGGTTGGCGACTGATCGGCGGCTCCGATCTGACCTCCGATTTCGGAGTAGTCGCCGCGGACCAGCGGATCTACGTCGTCGCCCGCGATTCCCAGGGCACGTTGCAGTTCACCACCATCGAGGATGGTGTGGCGACGGCATGGATCACGTTGCCCGGCACCGGTTTCGGCGGCAAGCCCAGTCTGGTGGTCGACTCGGCCGGCAAGCTGCGCGTCTTCGCACGTGGTCCTGATGCCCGTATCCACGAGCTTCGGGAGGAGACCCTCGACGCGGGTTGGTCGGCGGTCGGAGAGGGCCGAGAGTTCACCGGCAGCCCAGCAACGGTCATCCGCAATGGCGACCGAGTAACCGTCGTCGCACGCGGCTCCGATGACTACCTCTGGGTCGCGGTCCAGGACCTCTTCGACAACACGAAGTACGGCGAATGGACTCAGCTTGTCGATAGCCGGACCGGGACTGCCTACCCCACCTCGACCGATGCGGCTGTCCTGCGCAACTCGGACGGATACCTGCTGATCAACTTCGTGGGTTTCGCCGATGAGTTGTACGTGTACCGCTCGGCTTATCCCGACACGGGTCCCTTGGCGCAGTCGCAATCGCTGTCGGAAGGCGATGAACCAAACACCGATCCATTGGCCGAGTTCGACGGCCACGCGGTGACGCTCACCGAGACGGGCTGA
- a CDS encoding LCP family protein, with product MEPTQPIARTPSAAAAVTAAEEPPRRSAGAKFAMRAAKTAVALVSVAVVSVTGYSWATYTAFDSGLVTSDVFGNRENGRTQGPNPLEDGMDLLLVGNDSRTDNQGNPLDADVLASLGASDDEGGDLTDTLIMVRIPPGGEQVSAVSFPRDSYVNVPGYGMNKINSAFGYGKRAAHDSLVAQGVTDEKQLHQESSDEGRQLLVQTLEELTGVTIDHYAEVNLLGFSEITEAVGGVEVCLLEPVDEYRSGAKFDAGKQTISGVDALRFVRQRYGLPNSDLDRVVRQQVFMAGLANKVLSADTLANPGKLSELINAVQSSVVLDSNFNIQTFLEHAQNIAGGNMDFQTIPVGAFIKDDVGQDVIQMDPAQVQQFMKELGGPPAEEPEPADNASEEASIVDPASITVEVYNAGGIPGLAAEVMAQLTSSGYLQGVTDNANPRVASVVRYATGEEANGQSVADALGGLIVEEDAALAPGTVDVILGEDYTTSVSNFAPLPGQETGTGTEGEAEKEQEITADGTVCVH from the coding sequence ATGGAGCCGACCCAACCCATCGCCCGCACACCGAGCGCGGCCGCCGCGGTCACCGCCGCAGAGGAGCCTCCTCGACGCAGTGCAGGCGCGAAGTTCGCGATGCGGGCGGCCAAGACCGCGGTGGCCCTGGTCTCCGTCGCCGTCGTGTCCGTCACGGGCTATTCCTGGGCCACCTACACCGCGTTCGACAGCGGGCTGGTGACCAGTGACGTGTTCGGCAATCGCGAGAACGGCCGGACGCAGGGCCCCAATCCGTTGGAAGACGGCATGGACCTGCTGCTGGTCGGCAACGACAGCCGAACCGACAACCAGGGCAATCCGCTGGACGCGGACGTCCTCGCTTCCCTGGGCGCCAGCGACGACGAGGGCGGCGACCTCACCGACACCCTGATCATGGTGCGTATCCCGCCGGGTGGCGAACAGGTCTCGGCCGTGTCCTTTCCGCGCGACAGCTACGTCAATGTGCCGGGCTACGGCATGAACAAGATCAATTCTGCATTCGGTTACGGCAAGCGCGCCGCCCACGATTCCCTCGTCGCGCAGGGCGTCACCGATGAGAAGCAGTTGCACCAGGAGTCCTCCGACGAGGGCCGTCAGCTGTTGGTGCAGACCCTGGAGGAGCTCACCGGCGTCACCATCGACCACTACGCCGAGGTCAACCTGCTCGGATTCTCCGAGATCACCGAGGCCGTCGGCGGGGTCGAGGTCTGTCTACTGGAGCCGGTCGACGAGTACCGCTCCGGAGCGAAATTCGACGCGGGTAAGCAGACCATCTCCGGTGTCGACGCCTTGCGTTTCGTCCGGCAGCGCTACGGACTGCCCAACAGCGACCTCGATCGCGTGGTCCGCCAGCAGGTGTTCATGGCCGGCCTGGCAAACAAGGTGTTGTCCGCGGACACACTGGCCAACCCCGGCAAGCTCAGCGAGCTGATCAACGCGGTGCAGAGCAGCGTCGTACTCGACAGCAACTTCAACATCCAGACCTTCCTGGAGCACGCGCAGAACATCGCGGGCGGCAACATGGACTTCCAGACGATCCCGGTCGGGGCTTTCATCAAGGACGATGTCGGTCAGGACGTCATCCAGATGGACCCCGCACAGGTGCAGCAGTTCATGAAGGAGCTGGGAGGACCACCCGCCGAAGAGCCGGAACCGGCCGACAATGCGAGTGAGGAAGCCTCCATCGTGGACCCGGCCTCGATCACCGTCGAGGTGTACAACGCGGGCGGCATCCCTGGGCTGGCCGCCGAGGTCATGGCCCAGCTGACCAGCTCCGGTTACCTCCAGGGCGTCACCGACAACGCCAATCCTCGGGTGGCCTCGGTGGTCCGGTACGCCACCGGCGAGGAGGCCAACGGCCAGTCCGTGGCGGACGCGCTCGGCGGTCTGATCGTCGAGGAGGACGCCGCGCTCGCGCCGGGAACGGTCGACGTGATCCTCGGCGAGGACTACACCACGTCGGTCAGCAACTTCGCGCCGCTGCCCGGTCAGGAGACCGGCACCGGCACCGAAGGCGAGGCCGAGAAGGAACAGGAGATCACGGCAGACGGGACCGTCTGCGTGCACTGA
- the rfbD gene encoding dTDP-4-dehydrorhamnose reductase, which yields MTDLALLVAGGGGQLGMDLYHRVRETLGDGSTLYAPTSAELDITDQAAVGAAVTRLAEEAAEHGRRPVVINAAAYTAVDAAEADESTAMRVNRDGPARLAAACTALDVPLIHVSTDYVFPGDAERPYEPSDPTGPRSAYGRTKLAGERAVLDICPRAWVVRTAGVYGAWGGNFVKTMAKLEANRETLSVVSDQAMSPTWAGDLAIGLLELAMRIADGSEPARRVLHATNDGQTTWFEFARAIFVELGADPERVRPCGTEEFPRPAPRPAFSVLSANSWISEGLTPLQPWRAGLAEAFAQHEDAFRPA from the coding sequence ATGACCGACCTCGCACTCTTGGTCGCAGGCGGTGGCGGCCAACTCGGCATGGACCTCTACCACCGGGTCCGCGAGACCCTCGGCGACGGGAGCACGCTGTACGCCCCGACCTCGGCCGAACTGGACATCACCGACCAGGCTGCCGTCGGTGCCGCCGTGACGCGGCTGGCCGAGGAGGCTGCCGAGCACGGCAGGCGCCCGGTCGTGATCAACGCGGCGGCCTACACGGCGGTCGACGCCGCCGAGGCCGATGAATCGACGGCGATGCGGGTGAACCGGGACGGCCCCGCGCGGCTGGCCGCCGCCTGCACGGCCCTCGACGTCCCACTGATCCACGTCTCCACCGACTACGTCTTCCCCGGGGACGCCGAGCGGCCCTACGAGCCGAGCGATCCGACCGGCCCCAGATCGGCCTACGGCCGGACGAAGCTCGCGGGCGAGCGCGCCGTGCTCGACATCTGTCCCCGAGCCTGGGTGGTCCGCACTGCGGGCGTCTACGGCGCCTGGGGCGGCAACTTCGTCAAGACCATGGCCAAGTTGGAGGCCAACCGAGAGACGCTCTCGGTGGTGTCCGACCAGGCCATGTCCCCGACCTGGGCGGGTGACCTGGCGATCGGACTCCTGGAGCTGGCGATGCGGATCGCCGACGGCTCCGAACCAGCTCGTCGAGTGCTGCACGCCACCAACGACGGGCAGACGACCTGGTTCGAGTTCGCCCGCGCGATCTTCGTCGAGTTGGGTGCCGACCCGGAACGGGTGCGGCCCTGCGGTACCGAGGAGTTTCCTCGGCCCGCACCGCGACCCGCCTTCTCCGTGCTCTCCGCGAATTCGTGGATCAGCGAGGGGCTCACTCCGCTGCAGCCCTGGCGAGCGGGCCTCGCGGAGGCATTCGCCCAACACGAGGACGCATTCCGGCCGGCCTGA